AGGCGAGTTGATGCTGTCGCCGATTTCGCTGTCGTTTTCCACTAAAATCGCACCGAGCATGTTTAAAACACAAATGGTTGCGTTGAATTTCTTAGCATTGTCCATCGGCTTTACCTTGGGCGGAGTGTTGTTTAAAGACTACTACAATGCTCAGTCGCCATTGGATTTCTACTGGATGCTGGCCACCATCGGCGCAGTAACCTGCGGTATCCTGTTGGTACTTACCCCGGTATTGAACCGTATGCTCAAAGGTGTCGATTGATTTTTCTATTTCAAATAATGTGATGTAAATACAGGCCGTCTGAAAAGAATCAGTTTTCAGACGGCCTAATGTTTTTATTGAGGTTTGGAAAAGGGTAGTTTTCCATATTTTTGAAGTAAATCGGACAGGCAGAAAATCCGAATTAAATGATACATGATTAAACTGAAATTAAAATTGTGAAATATTAAATAAGAATAAGAATTGTTCTCATAACTTTATTGAATTTATTGAGGTTTTTTTGCTGATTTGCTGATATTTACCTTTAAATGGCTTTTGAAATTCGATAAAATGGTAATCTATTTTTAAGATTTGTCTGTCAACCAGTTAGGTACGACCATGTTGGCCAGTTACTTTCCCGTCCTCGTATTCATCCTCGTCGGCCTTGCGGCCGGCGTGCTGTTTATTCTGCTCGGCACAATTTTAGGCCCGAAACGTCACTATGCCGAAAAAGACGCGGCTTACGAATGCGGTTTTGAAGCCTTTGAAAACGCAAGGATGAAATTCGACGTGCGCTATTACCTCGTCGCCATCCTCTTCATCCTGTTTGATTTGGAGGTCGCGTTCATGTTGCCGTGGGCAGTCGTGTTCAAAGATTTGGGCGCATACGGCTTCTGGTCTATGCTGGTGTTTATCGTCGTTCTGACGGTAGGCTTTATTTACGAATGGAAAAAAGGTGCGCTGGAATGGGAATAGAAGGCGTTTTGAAAAAAGGTTTCATCACCACCAGCGCGGATACGGTGTTGAACTATATGCGTACCGGTTCATTGTGGCCGGTTACTTTCGGCTTGGCCTGCTGCGCCGTGGAAATGATGCATGCAGGTATGGCGCGTTATGACCTTGACCGTTTCGGCATCATTTTCCGTCCGTCCCCACGTCAGGCCGACCTGATGATTGTGGCAGGTACGCTGACCAACAAAATGGCGCCTGCCCTGCGCCGTGTATACGACCAGCTCGCCGAGCCGCGCTGGGTATTGTCTATGGGCTCGTGTGCCAACGGCGGCGGCTATTATCACTATTCTTATTCCGTTGTGCGCGGTGCCGACCGCGTCGTGCCGGTAGACGTTTATGTGCCGGGTTGTCCGCCGACTGCGGAAGCCCTGATTTACGGCCTGATTCAGCTCCAACAAAAAATCAAGCGCACTTCCACCATCGCGCGTGACGAGTAAGGAGAGGACGATATGGCAAGCATTCAAAACTTATACGAGACCGTCGTCGGCGTGCTTGGCGATCAGGCAAGCAAAGTCATTTCCGCCTTGGGCGAGATTACCGTCGAGTGTCTGCCCGAGCACTATATTTCAGTCATGACCGCACTGCGCGACCATGAAGAGCTGCATTTTGAGCTTCTGGTTGACTTGTGCGGTGTCGATTACAGCACTTACAAAAACGAAGTATGGCAGGGCAAACGCTTTGCCGTCGTCAGTCAGCTGCTTTCCGTTAAAAACAATCAACGCATCCGCGTACGCGTCTGGGTTTCAGACGACGACTTCCCCATAGTCGAATCCATAGTCGATATTTACAACAGCGCGGATTGGTACGAACGCGAAGCCTTCGATATGTACGGCATCATGTTCAACAACCATCCGGACTTGCGCCGCATCCTGACCGATTACGGTTTCGTCGGACATCCGTTCCGCAAAGACTTCCCGATTTCCGGCTATGTGGAAATGCGTTACGACGAAGAGCAAAAACGCGTGATTTACCAACCTGTTACCATTGAGCCGCGCGAGATCACGCCGCGTATCGTCCGTGAGGAGAACTACGGTGGCCAATAAATTAAGAAACTACACCATCAACTTCGGCCCGCAACACCCTGCGGCGCACGGCGTATTGCGTATGATTTTGGAGTTGGAGGGCGAAACCATCGTCCGTGCCGATCCGCACATCGGCCTCCTGCACCGCGGTACTGAAAAACTGGCTGAAACCAAAACCTATCTGCAAGCCCTGCCCTATATGGATCGCTTGGACTATGTTTCCATGATGGTCAACGAGCAGGCGTATTGTTTGGCAGTAGAAAAACTTGCCGGTATCGATGTGCCTATCCGCGCCCAATACATCCGCGTGATGTTTGCCGAAGTAACACGCATCCTCAATCACTTGATGGGCATCGGTTCGCACGCCTTTGATATCGGCGCGATGACTGCCATCCTTTACGCCTTCCGCGATCGCGAAGAGCTGATGGATTTGTACGAAGCCGTTTCCGGTGCGCGTATGCACGCGGCCTACTTCCGTCCCGGCGGTGTTTACCGTGACCTACCCGACTTCATGCCTAAATACGAGAGCAGCAAATTCCGCAACGCCAAAGTATTGAAGCAGCTCAACGAATCCCGCGAAGGCACCATGCTCGACTTTATCGACGCCTTCTGCGAACGTTTCCCTAAAAATATCGACACACTCGAAACCCTCCTGACCGACAACCGTATTTGGAAACAGCGTACCGTCGGCATCGGTGTTGTCTCTCCCGAGCGCGCCATGCAAAAAGGCTTTACCGGCGTTATGTTGCGTGGTTCCGGCGTGGAATGGGACGTGCGTAAGACACAGCCTTACGAAGTGTACGACAAAATGGATTTCGACATCCCCGTCGGCGTCAACGGCGACTGCTACGACCGTTACCTCTGCCGTATGGAAGAAATGCGTCAATCCGTACGCATCATCAAACAATGTTCCGAGTGGTTGCGTGTCAATCCGGGTCCGGTCATTACCACAAACCACAAATTCGCTCCGCCCAAACGTACCGAAATGAAAACAGGTATGGAAGACCTGATTCACCATTTCAAACTCTTTACCGAGGGTATGCACGTTCCCGAGGGTGAGACCTACACCGCTGTCGAACATCCGAAAGGCGAGTTCGGCGTTTACATCATTTCAGACGGCGCAAACAAACCCTACCGCCTGAAAATCCGCGCACCCGGCTTCGCCCACCTGCAAGGCATGGACGAAATGGCAAAAGGCCACATGCTGGCCGACGTCGTTGCCATCATTGGTACGCAGGACATCGTATTCGGGGAGGTTGACCGATAATGTTATCCGCAG
This region of Neisseria subflava genomic DNA includes:
- a CDS encoding NADH-quinone oxidoreductase subunit C is translated as MASIQNLYETVVGVLGDQASKVISALGEITVECLPEHYISVMTALRDHEELHFELLVDLCGVDYSTYKNEVWQGKRFAVVSQLLSVKNNQRIRVRVWVSDDDFPIVESIVDIYNSADWYEREAFDMYGIMFNNHPDLRRILTDYGFVGHPFRKDFPISGYVEMRYDEEQKRVIYQPVTIEPREITPRIVREENYGGQ
- the nuoD gene encoding NADH dehydrogenase (quinone) subunit D, whose product is MANKLRNYTINFGPQHPAAHGVLRMILELEGETIVRADPHIGLLHRGTEKLAETKTYLQALPYMDRLDYVSMMVNEQAYCLAVEKLAGIDVPIRAQYIRVMFAEVTRILNHLMGIGSHAFDIGAMTAILYAFRDREELMDLYEAVSGARMHAAYFRPGGVYRDLPDFMPKYESSKFRNAKVLKQLNESREGTMLDFIDAFCERFPKNIDTLETLLTDNRIWKQRTVGIGVVSPERAMQKGFTGVMLRGSGVEWDVRKTQPYEVYDKMDFDIPVGVNGDCYDRYLCRMEEMRQSVRIIKQCSEWLRVNPGPVITTNHKFAPPKRTEMKTGMEDLIHHFKLFTEGMHVPEGETYTAVEHPKGEFGVYIISDGANKPYRLKIRAPGFAHLQGMDEMAKGHMLADVVAIIGTQDIVFGEVDR
- a CDS encoding NADH-quinone oxidoreductase subunit A; this encodes MLASYFPVLVFILVGLAAGVLFILLGTILGPKRHYAEKDAAYECGFEAFENARMKFDVRYYLVAILFILFDLEVAFMLPWAVVFKDLGAYGFWSMLVFIVVLTVGFIYEWKKGALEWE
- a CDS encoding NuoB/complex I 20 kDa subunit family protein; translated protein: MGIEGVLKKGFITTSADTVLNYMRTGSLWPVTFGLACCAVEMMHAGMARYDLDRFGIIFRPSPRQADLMIVAGTLTNKMAPALRRVYDQLAEPRWVLSMGSCANGGGYYHYSYSVVRGADRVVPVDVYVPGCPPTAEALIYGLIQLQQKIKRTSTIARDE